The nucleotide window aaatagccaaacaaacggaaacacatgaaatatgaaccaatggctgaggggtcaccaactggatcaggccctctgagtgggcgagacagttgattggcctgatctgtttgggaggcatccaggcagtggcaccgggtcctgtgctcactgcatgagtcggctgtttgaaacctggggcctatgcagggtcccttggctcggcctgggaggaggggactggacctacctggactgagtccaccaggttgatctcagtctgtggggaaggctttgccctggaggaaactggaatggggggcgggctggggggaaggggaggggggaggggggagaacaagggaatctgtggctgatatgtagaactgaattgtattgcaaaataaaaattaaaaaaaaaagatatacagaatagagaaaaaagacagaggcaaaaggtagacaggatatataacacgaattgctaaatggtcttataatttaaaaaaactcagagcctgatattggggtaaatgctgaaagatcagagagacaaaggaacaagccactgccacgtctcacctctccaactcctcagcctgaaaaggtcTCAGCCAATAGGCCTCTAGCCGAATGAGCTTCCTTAGCTAAAAAGACTtcagctgaaaaagcctctacCTGAAAGAGAAGCTTCTGCCGAAAagtctttagttcctgtctccttacgccttatatatctttctctgcccagccatcacttcctgggactaaaggcatgtgtgcttcccagtactgggattaaaggtatgtgccaccaccaggcggtggtggcgcacgcctttaatcccagcacttgggaggcagagccaggtggatctctgtgagttcgaggtcagcctgggctaccaagtgagttccaggaaaggcgcaaagctacacagagaaaccctgtctcgaaaaaccaaaaaaaaaaaaaaaaaaaaaaaaaaggtgtgtgccaccactgcctggcatctatatttaatctagtggcttgttctgttctctaatcctcaggcaaattttattagggtacataatatatcaccacagggtaatttaagtcaagaaaagctggcaagaaacaagccaggctaaagccaggcattcataagaaagaataagccggccgggtggtggtagtgcacgcctttaatcccagcactcaggaggcagagccaggcagatctctgttcgaggacagcctggtctacagagtgagatcaaggacagtcaccaaaactacgcagagaaaccttgtctcaaaaaaaacaaacaaacaaacaaaaaggctctatgtgatttatttgggaactgggtggcaggcccccaaaagagccaagagtaaaaaccaacaaacaacacacacacacacacacacacaaacaccaccaccaccaccaccaaaatcaaGGAATGAAAGAAACAAGATTTAAGAAAGTAATGCTTGGAGGAGAAGGTAAGTGGGGGTGCAGGAGCAGCAGTGCTGGAGAACGTGGCAGACACTCTGTCCCCATGTGGCAGATGCTTGTGTTGTCTCAGCTTTCCACAAGGAAAGGCTGTGAAGAAGTCAGATGATTTACTTAAGGACAACTCGTAACTAACTCTCGACCTATAAATAAAGCCTTACCCAATACACAGAATATGGTTACAATGTGGACTTAGAAGAGCCTTGGTTTTAGCTAGACACAAAGCATGAATTTGGTACATGGGGAGACATGAGTGGAAACATTAACAAGCTCTTATGACTTCAGGTAAGTCTGATCACTCACAAAGTCTTTGaccacagcaaaacaaaaatgcaatTTCTCTTCAGGATTGCTGTGAAGATCTAATAAGAGAtacaaatatatttctgttttgttttgtttgaggcaaggtctcaccaACGTAtacttggctggcctggaattcactgtgtacaCCAGGTTTGCCTGGGActcccctgcctgcctcccaagtgctggaatgaggGGTGTGAGCCATCAGGCCCAGCTTCACAAATAAAGTTTTTAATCATAACCTTGGAAATGAATGGTAAACTTTCATTCAACATTAAACATTATATTTAAAGTCCAAGACTCTAATCTTTCCTTACCATATAAATTTGAGCAAAACATTGAATCATAAAGATTCTTTTTTCAGCGTGGAGTGTGTCACCTACTTCCCAGGGTTGGAATAACtgcaaaaaaaaatgcaatcagGAATTATAGAGACAAAAACTCTTagatgtcagggctggagagatgggttggtagttaagagcactaactgctcttccaaaaggacccacatggcagctaacagctgtctgtaactccaagatctggcaccctcacacaaacatacatgcaggcaaaacaccaatgcacattaaaaaaaataacccagccataccactcttgggcatatacccaaggaatgctcaatcataccacaagggcacatgctcagctatgttcatagcagcattgtttgtaatagccagaacctggaaacaacctagatgcccttcaactgaagaatggattaagaaaatgtggtacatatacacaatggagtactactcagcagagaaaaacaatgacagcatgaaatttgcaggcaaatggatggaactaaaaaaaatcatcctgagtgaggtaacccaaacccagaaagacaaacatggtatgtactcacttataagtggattctagatataaagcaaagaacaatcagactgcaactcacagaaccagggaggctatatagcaggggggaccctaggattactgtggcttataataagttttgggtttactcaattactgggaaagcctcaatgaaacatttcacaattaggataagaatttatactgtatcaagctgataatagaaaaataaattttaaaaagtgaaaaaaaagaaaaaaaataattttttaaaaagctcataGATTTCaatataactttattttaaagattgcTAGCCTGCAGAAACTTCTCTAAGACACAGGATGAGCTGGGTTTTCTACCCAACCTTGTCAAAGAGTGCTAATGTTTGGAAGAACAGGATGGGGAGAGTTTATGAACCAAAATGAGGAACTgagagagctacacagtgagccagTGCTGCTCTAGAAAATTCACATTGTAACCCCAGATCAGGAGGGGGGGTATATCACACTGCTCATGGAAACACTGATGGTTCTGTTTACATCCTTATCTCTGCTGAGAGGAAGTCATCTTTACCACGGAGGCTAAGCAAGTGCAGGACACGCTTCTTTGTGCTTTCTACATATGGTTGGCCTCTTCTAACATCATGCAAAGTCTGTGAGCAAGAACTCTAGACCTGTTTTGTtcatcaccatgaccaaagcatgAACAGGATGTGGGCTGCCTACCAGGGCGTAATAAAAGACGGTAGCCAACAAAAACTGAACACAGAGTGgaaattttttttggttgtggacagagagagggggatgtCAATAACTGAAAAGCCAAAGAGCAGTAGCTTCCTCTGAGCTCTATATAATTAAGTTCTGAATTTCCAGAAAACGCTAAACTGATAATGAGCTTAATTAATTAGCAATGGAAGAAAGTCACTTCAGAGGGAATGGACTGACACTCCCATTGTGGATTTTTGACCAAAGCACAGCACAAAACAGGAAATACTGAACTTCACATGaccagaataaaaaaagaaatgtgaaaacagaaaggtgaaaattttaaagaaattttttattttcttgaattttgtcttctaaattcattttgtgtgtgtgtgtgaaaaaacaaacaacaacaaaagaaaccacaaaaccaacaaaagctccattcagggctggagagatgggttggTAAATAAgaacactaactgctcttccagaggacccaggttcaattcccagtacccacatggcagctaacagctgtctgtaactccaagatctggcgccctcacacaaacatacatgcaggcaaaacaccaatgcacacaaatatatattcatttctctGGCTTCTTTGCTGTAATAGCCTCTGTGAAAGCTCAACTGCCTGTCCTGTTAGGTTGAGAGAGATGCAATTCTCATCACACATTCAAACCTTCTAGTGAGACCCTCAGACCTCTGTGGCACAGCCGCAAGCTGTTCTTCCTGCCCCAGGCTGAAGTGAGGGACACCTGCAGTAGCCACCAGCCCACAGGGAAGGATGGGCTGACTCACTGTCTTCACTGGGAGGACTGGCTGGTCCTGGCCAGCTTCACACCTCTTGGTATTTCTGCCTTGCAGTGAACCTTTCACAACAGTGAAATATGGTAAACTTCACAgctctcaacaaaaacaaaaagagctcTATTTTAAGATTTCCTGTACCCTAAACCACCTCATGTGTCCTAGCATTTACAATCACACCTGTCTAAAGCTCTGCATTATCATACCTACTCGTATAGTCCTTGCTGAGCCTCAAGCACTGAGagtgaagaaatgagaaagatgcTTCAGAAACTCAGTGATAAAAGGGAACCCTAGGAAGGGTTTCAGGTGGATATTTGGGCTCTGTGTCACTCAGGAATAAAATCCACTTAAAGGTCCCAAGAAAAAACGAGGGCtagagagagatgactcagtggctaagagcaccggctactcttccagaggacctgagtttggatctgagcacccacatggggATAATTCCAGTCCTAAGGGttccaacatcttcttctggcctctgtaggcaccaggcacatgtgtagGTGCACAAATATGCATGCAAGTGAATacccaaacaagcaaaacaaacaaaaagtttgaaagagaaaacagttAAGTACTGATCCACAACTAAGTTTCACTTCTTCAGTCCATGTTCTTTCCACATCAGTTCAGAGAACTGAGGCCATGTACACACTGAAAACTGTGATCAGGCCCCCAGCTCTACTGCTCATCATTAAGGGAGTCTGTAAGTTCAGCTCGTCTCTCCTAAAGCATTCTTCtttagagatagggtttcatgAGGCCTAAGCAAGTCTAGAATTAACTATACTGCCAAGATAGgcattgaactcctgacccttccGCATCTTTTTCCTAGCGCTGGGATTATGCTCTGGCcatcatggtggtacacacctttagtccttgaactcaggaggcagaggcaggcagatatctgtcaGCTGAGACcatgcaggaggaagaggaggacaccagCAGCAGTGTTAGCAGAGATAATGAGAGATGAATTGTAGAAAGTTCAAAGGACCTGGGAAACATGAATGACCTGTTTCCAGTAAGTCTAACAATAGACATGCACACTATAGATGGTTAAAACAGAATTTCATATAACTTTGTAAAGCTTCAACTCAGCtcctacatatgtgtgcacacacacataagaataaGGGCATAATAAGATAGGTGAAATGTAGGGTTCTGACTATGCCCTTTCAACAACTTAGGAAAATATTTCATGTGAACCCATGtgataatgtaaaaaaaaaaaaatctcgaaCCTCTGAAAACAACCTTAGTGTCACAAAGGTAAATCCTATGAAGTACAGAAGCAGAAGATTGACTCTATTCTATGGTATCTTCCATAGCTGGGATTTGGCCATGTATTTCCAGATGAGCGGCCTCTGCTCAAAGCTCTACCAACCAGAACAACTTACCATTCTTAAAGCAAGTCACTGATTCAGCtgccaaaaaaaaccaaacaaacaaacaaaaaaaacaaacaaacaaaaaaaaacacgaCTCCACATCTAGgcttttaatacattttattagAGCAAAATTTCAACAAAAAGTGGCTTTTATGTACAGAATCAATTGCATATAGGGGCTGTCTAGCCCACATGGACCCAAGAAAGGAAAACCATATTTCACATATTAAGTTTATATACAAAAGTATCACATTAATAAAAAATCCCAAAAGTGTCAATTAAAAAACCCTcctttaattaaatatataaataatctcAAAAGTATCCAATTCAAATTGGCTTAATCTTGAAATGTAGTCCAATGAGACTGAACACTAAGCATTTCAAGTCCTGCACCAAGTAGTAAAATACACGGAGGCCTTCAGGAtccctaaaattaaaaaacataaataaataaaagttacctTTTGTTTTCTATGAAACATAATCTTATAatttcctaaaacaaaacaaaccacttgTACCAATTAAGCTTATGGAACTAGGGAAAGGGCCACTTGCCGACAACTACAGTGAACAAACTGGACAATTAATTCACTTATCTTCCTGTACAGAGGAATGCAGTTCACCAGGACTCATTGCTCTCTAAACAGAGGCAATGCATGTACAAACCCAGTAGAGTACGCAGGCCACGTCCTCACCAACTGTAGGAGCACATTTATAGGTTTAAGCATCCAGTTGTTCTTCATGAACACGGGTGCCCAGTTATTATTGtacattcattctttttaatacttatttgaagcacctactatgtgctgggcACTACTCTAACTCTAAAGACAAAACAAGGTTCTCATGCAAGCTTATACTCAAGCAAGTTAAGATTTAGGGCAACATGAAGCAATGGAAGCCATATGGGGACGTTTTAAGGAAAGGAGCATGAAGAAATGACTCAATGATTCACACCAGCAAAGCTTCAGTATATGCTGCAAAGAATCTAAGGACACAAAGGTGGCTCATACACATgcctactgtttttttttttcaagtgctaAATCCAAGGGGAAATATGATATAATATGGTCCCAATGAAGCTGATCAATCCACAATTATCTTCGTTTACATTTTGTGACATTACAACCAgactttttaatataaaatgaccAACAAAAATCAGGCATTATTATGCACACTGCTGAACTGAGTACTTAATGAAATACGCTGTTAACTTCTCTGACAGACAAGATAACAAGTGTTTAATTACTTAGAAGTCCCTATGGCCTGAGATTACTAAAGCACCTTGTCTAGCAGACCACAGTACTGACACGAGCCTTGTTAATGAGTTACACCAGCTCAGGCAACACTTTAATATACTTACTTTGACTGGTTTACATCAATCAGAGAACCTATTTTTGATGTGGTAAAAGAAATATGTTCATCCCCAATTACAATCTCAAGTTCCTGGAAACAAAAAGAGCAGAGAAATggcataaatttaaaaagtctatCCCAGAGATACCTGTGTTCGTGCTACAAAGAAGTGTAAACTTTCTAGAACGTgatagaggagaaaagaaattgaatctcagccaagcatggtggcacgtgcttataatcccagcacgcaggaagcaaggcagaaggactgtctcaagtccaaggtcagcctcgtctacagagaaagttccacaCCAGCCTGGGGAGACtctctccaaaaaccaaaagaaatttaATCTGCTAGACCAAATTCTCTTAATAAAGCCTCACTGACCACACATGAGCACTAGCCTCAATTTCAGGACCAAGCCAGAACTGCTTTCCAGAGCCATCATAAAAAGGAGCTCAAACAAAATGACACAGAAATGTTTCTTATGATGTTGCTAAACATGAGCACTGTCACTTTAAAGCATATGTTATAGAAATGATTATATAAATACAAACCCATTTAAAATATCACAAAATGCATTTTCCCTTTCTGtaagtttttataaataaatataggaCATTTGGGTATCTGCCACATATCAGGCCCGACTGCTGGGACTTTACATTTTCCATAGTCCCTAAAACACCTTTCCAAGAGTATAGTCTTCGTTAGGCCTATTTCACAAATGTACAATCTTAACCTCATCAAGTACAGAACAGACAATGATATCAATAGCCAGGAGTAATGTACAATAGTAATGCTCCCACTTACAGACTAATACCCTCTGAAATTCAATGAAACCTAGAACTTATACAGTGTAATGTGGTTGCTCCAGTACCATTATCATCATACAAATTTTATCTGTACTGCTTACCCAGAAATCTAAAGCTAATGAAGGGGCTGTATGTTTAAAGAATTTTTACACTAAATTATCAAGCAGATGCTAATAGACAGTCACAGCTATTTAATCAAAAAGCCTAACTACACACTTCATGAGATACAGCAAACTGAGAATTAGCTAAGAATCTCTAATAATCACAAAATTCTTGCTTCAATTATCCAGTGGCAGTTTCTGGAGCATGCCTGCTACCCTCTCATGAGAACACATCACCAGTGCACAGATACAAGCACTGGCTCTCCCCAGACGATGGAACACAGTTTTATATCTAATGAAATCTTCTCTGTAGCTGCAGTTATTTTCCTAGAACTGGTGGTTCAGAAATGAGATTACTAAgggaaaaataaatggaaaatattgGCATTTTCTAAAGTACATTACAAAACCATCCTCTAAAAGAAGTATATCAATTTATAAACACAGTCAAGTCTAGATGTCATATCACCACTGTAGGAGCaggtttaataattttaaaatatctgggTGTTTTGTAGACACAGACACCCAGTAACTATTGCGCTAACTAGTGGTGTTAATTACCATGACTCAGGTTCCCACAGGACACAGACCACCACCTCTATTGCCCCACACCATACTCTACACCGTGCTCTTGCCACACAACAGTTACATTACTGCCCACTTTCAGCATGTATTTGATCTCTCtacatttcttctcatcaaagaaagTGGCTGATATACAGTATAATCCTTAggaacacacaaaaatgaaattaaatatttctttctccGAGGCCTTATATTTCATTTCTCTGAGAGTTGAAAAGACCAAATTCAGAAACCAAACTGTCTTCATACAGAGTGAAATTGGGCCTGCAGAGTTCTTTGGGAGCACTTTGAGAAATATCAAGTATTTTGAAGGGAATATAACAGGCAAATACAATCAAGACTTTTTCTGGGGCATTCAAATATACAAATTCTGAAAGATAAAAAATTGGAGAAAGTGAATTGCCTTACTCAGTGATCAGAACTAACTCTCAAATTTAGCTAGCAATGTATTTATTTACAATAGAAATAATTAACAATAACATCTAatttacaaaaaataatttatagcaGTGTCAAAATATACTAACTTAAGAACTAACTCTCAAATTTAGCTAGCAATGTTGTACCTATTTATAATAGAAATAATTAACAACACAGCTAACTTACAattaataattcataacagtGTCAAAATACCCTAACTTTAGCTGGACAGGCTGGAGAAAGGATGTCTAAATTAGAGCTAAGTGCTAACTCCTCTACTAGGTGGAGACAGCAAAGAAAATCAAGCTCAGTAAGAGCTGGAGCTGTAACCTGATGGAGTGTTTGCTTGCCTAGCACAGATGAATCTGGAGTTCAATTTCTAGTACcacaaaaaagaatttaaaaagaaaatgaagttataTAAGCAAAGCTTCAATAAGA belongs to Peromyscus eremicus chromosome 3, PerEre_H2_v1, whole genome shotgun sequence and includes:
- the Magohb gene encoding protein mago nashi homolog 2 isoform X2, coding for MIRKEAYVHKSVMEELKRIIDDSEITKEDDALWPPPDRVGRQELEIVIGDEHISFTTSKIGSLIDVNQSKDPEGLRVFYYLVQDLKCLVFSLIGLHFKIKPI